The window AAATCTCATCTATATGTTAGCTTTGTACATGCACCTTTTTATCCTGTTTTGATGACGTATTTTGTGCTAATGAATAACTAATTTGTTAGGGTATGCATCCATTTAGTCATTATCCTATGCCAACAAATGGACATGCTGAAACTCCTGTAAGTAACCAACTGTGTCTGTCCCCTTTTGCTCATCACTGTTTCATGCAATCCTGAAATATATCTTTCAGGGAGCTGCGCCAAGTGCTTCAGAAATGAACGGTGAGTCTTGCACTCTTGTCCAAGGTTAATAGTTGAATATCAAGGCCACTTAGAGCATGGAAATTAAAACTAGGCTTCTGGTAATAATTACAGGAAAAAATGAGCCTGGCAGAATGTCTGCTCCATCTGCCAATGGGATTACCTCCCACAGGTTTTTATTAGTTAGTCATGTATAAGTCACAAATTTATATAATTCACAAACCATCTAATAACCAAAGTTTTTACCTGCAGTGAGAGTGGAAGTGAGAGTGAGAGTGAAGGAAGTGACGCCAATTCCCAAAATGTGAGATTGATCAGtggttcttttttatttcttgtcATAACACTTCTTTCAGACTTCTGAGTAATTTTTCTGTTGCAGGATTCACACTCAAAGGACAATGATGGAAAGGAAGACGGTAGGCATCTGAGGAATTGTTTCTTTTTCATGATAATTACTAATAGAATTACATATCTATTTACAAAAGATGATAGGTCTATTCTGTCGTGCAGGCAGTTCTCAGAACAGCATATCTTATTCAGCATCACAGGGAATGTTAAATCAAACCATGCCGATGATTCCAATACAACCGGGTGCGATGGTTGGAGTTCCAGGTTCCACAGCTAACTTGAATATTGGAATGGACTACTGGGCCGCTCCTGGTTCTGCAACTGTCCCTGCAACACAGGGCAAAGCAACTTCTGGTTCAGCACGAGGAGATCAATGGGTACTGTCCTTGGGCATGTGCTTATCTTTATGAATTATATTTATACTAACATCTTGATCTTTGAGGATTTGCATCTCTTGTTAATGTTGGTATAGTATTTCTTGCTTTGTAGAACCAAGTACTGTTTTTTAATTTATCCATTCACTTTGTTGATAGTGCTGTTGTAGAAATAAATCTGTATTAAAAACTCCAGGGACACACACTATTTGATGCCCTATTGTTCAGCTAAAAATTACATGGGTTTGTTTGGAACACCATCCCTTAAACTTAAAGCAATAAGAGAAATTAAGTCAGCAGCAAGCCATAGGCTCTCCACACTGATTTTTAAATCTGTATTTGGCGGTT is drawn from Panicum virgatum strain AP13 chromosome 1N, P.virgatum_v5, whole genome shotgun sequence and contains these coding sequences:
- the LOC120654539 gene encoding transcription factor HBP-1a-like isoform X2, which encodes MWGAQPMVPPYGTPPSPYVMYPPGTVYAHPSTPPGMHPFSHYPMPTNGHAETPGAAPSASEMNGKNEPGRMSAPSANGITSHSESGSESESEGSDANSQNDSHSKDNDGKEDGSSQNSISYSASQGMLNQTMPMIPIQPGAMVGVPGSTANLNIGMDYWAAPGSATVPATQGKATSGSARGDQWDERELKKQKRKQSNRESARRSRLRKQAECEELGQRAESLRSENSSLRAELERIRKEYEQLLSQNASLKEKLGATSDSIPDMNEQNDGGGSGYKKQPDSDAQPGNES